TACACCCCCACTCCAGGCTTACTTCAGACCCCCCACTGcctttcctccccagcagcatcccaccACCACTCTTCCACTCACCATACCCCAGTCAGCAGGGTTGACACCTGAGTGCACATcctggggagaccttatcagTCTGGGCagtcaggcagcagctgtgggcaTCACTGTCTCAGGGCTCTGTGCGCAACCAGCAGCAGAAGCCTCGAAATATTAAAGGGGTGTTTGCTTTCCTGTGAGAAGAAGAGACACCAGACCTGGTGAGTGAAgtatgagggaaaaaaaaggaaaggttaAAGGTAGCAGGCAGCcacatatattaaataaaactcCCTTTCACTCAGCCTAATTCTAGGGATCCTCTATGCTTCCCCTATGCACCTGCTTTTGGTCCTTGCTTGGGAGAATATCTCTTTTGGGGGCAGGGGAGCTCTCTTCCCCTTTCTTAGAATCTGGGGAAAGGCCCCATTTTCTCAGGAGGCCAAGGTACAAAGGGTGCTTCTGGAAATCCCAGCTGGCATCCACTTCTCACACTTGAGGCTCGTGAGAAGAGACCTCAGCAGACCTAAGAGCACCAGAGGGCAAGAGAGACAGGGGATCAAATGTACCATCCCATTGACTCATGCTAACAAACACACTGATGAGAAGAGATGCACTGCCCTGTAAAGAATGTCTTCTTGTGGAACAGCCAAGATTTTAGCATCTACATTAAGATGAATTCTATCTTCATTACTGATACTATATTACTAAATCAAAAGAGACCCTTATGAGTTCCTTGGtataacatttttctgtttgattaGCTCTGTAGGGCAAACTCCTTGGTATGGTACGCCCCTCTCTGAGGGAATCTATACCTTCCTGCATTGCCTTTTACATAACTATTCCACACAACTAAATCACTCAACAATTAATTGTAAGCTCCTCTTTTCTTATGGGGGTCAGCCAGAAAGATGAGAAACAGATAAGGATGAGAAACTAATGGGGGAGTCATTTCATCTTCAGTTGAGACCCAATCATTTTTCTAAGACCCAGATGCTGCATAAAGGCAGAGCTTCACTACAGCCTTTACTCTTCTTTCACACTTGGTGCCAGTCAAGCAACTTCAGCCTGCCCGGGCATGTGCTTCCCagtctcctcccttccctccctctctctctctcagaaAAGGGGATTGCCCGCGGGTCTTGCGAGGGTCTGACCTTGCAGGGGTGAAAAGAGGGTGTAATGCACAAAGGCATGCTGTCTCCTCCTCGGGAAAGCCGAGGCCCAGAGCATGCTGGGGTATTTAAAGACCTCGCTGCCTGCAAGTTCCACACAGCGCGTACAGCACGAAGCGGCTCTCTGGCCTTGACTCAAGAGAGGCACAGTCCAGTCCTGCTCACTGATGCCTGTGAACACAGCACCGCcttccaggctggcagtgcaTCCCCGGGGAGCTTTGCTGTTGGGCACGACAGCCATGGCGCCCCTCTCTGAGGGAATCCAGGCGCATGAGGGCAAGGCTTAAAGCACTCCCAGACCGCTCCAGGCATGCTTTCAGCCCTCAGCGCTGCCTCTCGCCTGCACGGACCGGTTAACACGACCTGACGcgctcctcctgccagctccccaTCTCTCCTCCGGTGCCTCCCAGGAGCTATAAATACAGCGGGCACATGCTCTGACACCGCGTTCCCCAGTAGGCACCAGATAACTTTAATTTGCCCTTTAAACGTCCCGGGCCCCGCGTCCCTCGCGGCCGCCGCTCTGGGGAGCAtggcggggcgggcccggcgggCCGCAGCCAATGGCCGCCGCCCGGGGGGGCGCCTCCTCCTATCGCGAGAGGCCGCGGGCTATAAgcggggcggcgcgggccgCGGGGACATTTGTCCGGCGGGGTGGGGAAGTGTCCGCTCGTTGCCTCTCTCCGGGCGGGGCTGTCGGACCGGCTCGCGGCATGGGTGACCAAGCGCTCAGCTTCGTCAAGGACTTTCTGGCTGGCGGGATCGCCGCCGCCGTCTCCAAGACGGCTGTCGCCCCCATCGAGAGAGTGAAgttgctgctgcaggtgagggggCGACGGGGGGCGGCAGTGCCGCGCCACAGGTGGTGCCGGCTCGGCGGGCGCTGCCCGGCGTGACTAAATATGGGAAGGAGCTCGGCCGGCTCCGGTTACGCGGGAGCTGCCCGGGACATTCAGCACCGCCTGGCGGTGCcgggggcagggctggccccgTCCGTGCCCTTCAGCGTGCGGGGTCACCCTGCGGTGCCTGTCTCTCACCGTGCcgtcctcctccttcctccccgCAGGTCCAGCATGCCAGCAAACAGATCACGGCCGATAAGCAGTACAAGGGCATCGTGGACTGCATAGTCCGCATCCCCAAGGAGCAGGGCATCGCCTCCTTCTGGAGAGGCAACTTGGCCAATGTCATCCGGTACTTCCCCACCCAGGCCCTTAACTTCGCCTTCAAGGACAAGTACAAGCAGATCTTCCTGGGCGGAGTGGACAAGCACAAGCAGTTCTGGCGCTACTTCGCGGGAAACCTTGCGTCCGGGGGTGCCGCGGGAGCTACCTCCCTCTGCTTCGTCTACCCGCTGGATTTTGCCAGGACCCGGCTGGCGGCTGATGTGGGCAAAGGGGCCACTGAGAGGGAGTTCTCTGGCCTGGGCGACTGCATTGTCAAGATCTTTAAGTCTGATGGCTTGAAGGGCTTGTACCAAGGATTCAGCGTGTCTGTCCAGGGCATCATCATCTACAGAGCAGCCTATTTTGGGGTATACGATACGGCCAAGGGTAAGAAGTGCATGGAGGAGTGGCTGCAAGGGAAGATCCTTTCAGTAAAGGCATTCTAGGGCACTTGGCAATACAAGGACAAGTAGGGCTTGGCTCAGCACCAGTTGAGTGCAGTGCTAGAAATGTGCACAGGTGTTTCTGACATGCATTCCTGCCTCCCTTTACTTGCTGCTCTGAAATGCCTTGGGTTTGGATTGACTCCGGGGTTGGTGGGTGATTGTTCCTTCCACAGCCATGTTTCCCACAGCCCTTTCCCTCTGTACTGATTCTGTTCATTTGTTCTTGATGACAGGTATGTTGCCTGATCCAAAGAATGTGCACATCATAGTGAGCTGGATGATTGCCCAGAGTGTCACTGCAGTGGCAGGGCTGGTTTCTTATCCTTTTGATACTGTGCGACGTAGGATGATGATGCAGTCTGGCCGAAAGGGAGGTAAGAATAAGTGCTCCTCTGGTTCTGGCTGCAGAAAGTTTCTCTTCATCAGGATAAGATAAGAGATACTGGGTATTTTTTTGCCTTATAGAAAATTAATAACCTTCTTATTGGAGTCTTTAAAAAATCTACAGGGAACACATTGATGGTTATTTCTATCATGTTGATCTCAAGGACTGAGAAATTACTTGATTTCCTATGGagaattaattttccttaaTTGATTACTAAAGTTTAAATCCTCGCTGTACTTTGCTTATTCCCTGTTGTTTTAGAGATACAACAGTTGAAACATTCTTGCTGTATAACTTCAAGCCTTGTAACCTTTATGTTTGTTTCCACAGCTGATATTATGTATAAGGGCACAATTGATTGCTGGAGGAAGATAGCTAAAGACGAAGGATCCAAAGCATTCTTCAAGGGTGCCTGGTCGAATGTGTTGAGAGGCATGGGCGGAGCTTTTGTATTAGTACTTTATGATGAAATCAAGAAATATGTCTAAGGCATAACATCGTAATGCAGTAGTTCAATTGTTCTCAAtcaacttttttaaaaatacaaacttgTGATGTAATggacaacaaaatatttcctagggaaacagaataaaatttgaGTAATGTATGTGGCAGAGATAAGGacacattaatttaaaaattgttcaCAACATCACAGTTACATTTTCTATGAGAATTCCTCCACCATTTGTATCGGAACCTGTGTATATATTATACTTCAAATTGCAGGTAATAGATTTTGTCTAAAGACAAAATATAAGTGATCTATACCTAGTCTAAAATCTAATATTGTGAATTCTTAATAGAttgttataaatatttattatactAATTAATGTCTCTAGCTACCCAACACTGTGATGACATGACTTAAAATCATGTTTTCTTCTAAAactctattttttaatatattaaagtGAAAAGTATGTCTGAAATCATAAACTATATTAAAGCACTAGGCTAAGAACTGGGTTAAGAACTGTAGCCTCTTCCCTGATAAACTATACAGTCCTATGCTTGAAACCGTAATCTGATTTTTCCGACATACTTtgtaaaatatggaaatatagTGTTCCAGAAATTCCCTGTATTGTCACAAAGGAAAAAGTTGTCTGCTCTGATGTTCAATTGAactaaaactgaaatgaaataaattaatatattaatgaattttttcctgttgttttcaGTACACTGAACACATTACAAGCATGTTCTTCAAAGTGATGTGCTAATCAGGACACTGTTAGTGGCTGTCTCTTGAAAGTTTTTTCAACAGAACTTTAGGTAGGTGAAGTTATTGAGGTTATTGATCATTCTACAACTGCAAAACCAAGTGGATTCAGTTTAAGGGTACTGCAGCCAGAGATCTTAGAGATAAGCTTCCACCTAGTTTTAGCTGCTTGTATAATTTGTTTATATTACCCTTCACTTTGAAGCATCTCATTGAATAGCAAAGTCATTACTGCTTAATTTActtgaaaaattactttagaaTTGAATACTCAAGAGTTATTAAAATAACTACACATTGAACCATTATGAACACATTGCACTATTAATTACCAGTGAGATCAGAACATGCTTAATGCACTTTTTAAACTTTAGATGCTGCAGGGTTGTGAATGCATGGAAGAACAGGCTGATTGGGCAAAGGAGGGAAAGTGAGGTGTGGCCATTGCAGTTGTTCAGTTAGACTACATATAGACAAGCGTTTGCTATCTATCCACCTAGGacaaaaaccacagaatcaGAGCAtagtttgtgttggaagagaccttagaGTCCATCTAGATCCAAcacccttgccatgggcagggacactgtcTGCTAGGCTCAGttcctggccttggacacttccagcaTTTGGGTgtccacaatttctctgggcagcagGGTAAGACTAAGCAAGTAATAATCAAATAAACTTTTATCTCACCTtcatctttttctccttcatatGTATGGCTTCCAGTCATCCTTTTCCTAtctttgaaacatttttcagaTGCAGGTAAGTCCTAGCTCGCTGTCACTTGGCATGAGAGGCTCTGGTTGTCTGCCATAgattcagagcagcagctctgttctCCCTGAAGACAGGTACCAGTCTGGAAGCAATATCCACTTGGAAAAAGGAAGCATTTGGGAAATACGGAGCCAAAAAATGGCAGACTGTTTTTAAATTAAccaaatacagaatttttttttttatcccaggACAAAACCTGGCCTGATAGTTTCACCTCTCTTTTTCATGGTTGCTCTCTTTAAATACTTGCTTTTCTAGATACCTggtctcttttctttcccatagTAAATAACCAGGGTTGCAATCTATCAAACCATAAGTTTATGAAGATATTTCTGCTGGTTTTCAAAGCACATtagt
The window above is part of the Molothrus ater isolate BHLD 08-10-18 breed brown headed cowbird chromosome 4, BPBGC_Mater_1.1, whole genome shotgun sequence genome. Proteins encoded here:
- the SLC25A4 gene encoding ADP/ATP translocase 1, which encodes MGDQALSFVKDFLAGGIAAAVSKTAVAPIERVKLLLQVQHASKQITADKQYKGIVDCIVRIPKEQGIASFWRGNLANVIRYFPTQALNFAFKDKYKQIFLGGVDKHKQFWRYFAGNLASGGAAGATSLCFVYPLDFARTRLAADVGKGATEREFSGLGDCIVKIFKSDGLKGLYQGFSVSVQGIIIYRAAYFGVYDTAKGMLPDPKNVHIIVSWMIAQSVTAVAGLVSYPFDTVRRRMMMQSGRKGADIMYKGTIDCWRKIAKDEGSKAFFKGAWSNVLRGMGGAFVLVLYDEIKKYV